One genomic segment of Sorex araneus isolate mSorAra2 chromosome X, mSorAra2.pri, whole genome shotgun sequence includes these proteins:
- the ZFP36L2 gene encoding mRNA decay activator protein ZFP36L2 encodes MSTALLSAFYDLDFLHSAETSLGSLSLGVLDARAAGGRAAGAPGPRYKTELCRPFEESGACRYGDKCQFAHGGRELRLLARHPKYKTELCRTFHSAGLCPYGPRCHFIHNADERRPRPAPPARPERPARADPAPAPAPAPAPEPGRRLPIFSRLSVSDD; translated from the exons ATGTCCACCGCGCTGCTGTCCGCCTTCTACGACCTGGACTTCCTGCACTCG GCCGAGACGTCGCTGGGCAGCCTGAGCCTGGGCGTGCTGGACGccagggcggcgggcgggcgggcggcgggcgcgcccGGCCCGCGCTACAAGACGGAGCTGTGCCGGCCCTTCGAGGAGAGCGGCGCCTGCAGGTACGGCGACAAGTGCCAGTTCGCGCACGGCGGCCGCGAGCTGCGCCTGCTGGCGCGCCACCCCAAGTACAAGACGGAGCTGTGCCGCACCTTCCACTCGGCCGGCCTCTGCCCCTACGGGCCGCGCTGCCACTTCATCCACAACGCCGACGAgcggcgcccgcgccccgcgccccccgcg cGCCCCGAGCGCCCCGCGCGCGCcgaccccgcgcccgcgcccgcccccgcgcccgcgcccgagCCCGGCCGCCGCCTGCCCATCTTCAGCCGCCTGTCCGTGTCCGACGACTGA